The Chloroherpetonaceae bacterium genome window below encodes:
- the plsY gene encoding glycerol-3-phosphate 1-O-acyltransferase PlsY produces MISIITILVVSYLIGSIPTSIIVSRFTKGIDIRQHGSGNAGGTNAFRVLGWKAGLFVTLFDMLKGVAVVLWVVAYFEYNGFDQLPAINIIVLKLLAGCAAVVGHIYTVFADFKGGKGVSTAAGMMIGIAPVSMLLVIGVFFVTMLSSRYVSLASMLAALSFPVIIAIRKFFFGLGNGLDYYVTFFGDHHRIHDSLDISLMIFGAAVAIAIIYTHRANISRLRLGTENQVKLFSNKK; encoded by the coding sequence ATGATCTCAATTATCACGATTCTAGTCGTCAGTTACTTGATTGGCTCAATTCCAACAAGTATCATTGTCAGTCGGTTTACGAAGGGGATTGATATTCGTCAACACGGAAGTGGCAATGCGGGTGGAACAAATGCTTTTAGGGTTTTAGGGTGGAAAGCCGGGCTATTTGTTACGCTTTTTGATATGCTTAAAGGCGTGGCGGTAGTGCTTTGGGTGGTGGCATATTTTGAGTATAACGGATTCGACCAACTTCCGGCGATTAACATTATTGTTCTAAAACTTCTTGCCGGTTGTGCGGCAGTGGTTGGGCATATTTATACAGTTTTTGCCGACTTTAAGGGTGGTAAAGGAGTGAGCACTGCGGCGGGCATGATGATTGGAATCGCGCCGGTTTCGATGCTTTTAGTAATCGGTGTTTTCTTTGTAACAATGCTTTCTTCAAGATATGTTTCTTTGGCTTCTATGCTTGCAGCATTAAGTTTTCCGGTTATCATCGCTATTCGAAAGTTTTTCTTTGGGCTTGGTAACGGGTTGGATTATTATGTCACCTTTTTTGGTGATCATCACCGGATTCATGATAGCCTTGACATTTCATTAATGATTTTTGGTGCGGCAGTTGCGATTGCAATTATTTATACTCATCGCGCAAACATCAGTCGATTGCGTTTAGGAACCGAGAATCAGGTCAAACTTTTTTCGAACAAAAAGTAA
- a CDS encoding glutathione peroxidase, giving the protein MKILSIFLLVFLSASSVYDIPVNTIEGKTSKLSEYKGKVILVVNVASECGYTPQYAELQSLYEAYGEKGLVVVGFPCNDFGGQEPGGSEEIKKFCSTNYKVTFPMYEKLSMQHPLYQYLTENAPEKGAVKWNFEKFLIGKDGKVLARFRSRVKPMSEEMKKSVEAALAAK; this is encoded by the coding sequence ATGAAAATTTTATCAATTTTTTTACTTGTTTTTCTCTCAGCCTCAAGTGTTTATGATATTCCTGTAAATACGATAGAAGGTAAAACCTCGAAGCTTTCAGAGTATAAGGGCAAGGTTATTCTTGTTGTAAATGTTGCCTCAGAATGCGGCTACACCCCTCAATATGCCGAGCTTCAATCGCTGTATGAGGCATACGGTGAAAAAGGGTTGGTCGTTGTGGGGTTTCCTTGTAACGATTTTGGTGGTCAGGAACCGGGCGGTTCTGAGGAGATAAAAAAGTTTTGTTCCACCAATTACAAAGTTACTTTTCCAATGTATGAAAAACTTTCAATGCAGCATCCGCTTTATCAGTATTTAACTGAAAATGCGCCGGAAAAGGGGGCTGTAAAGTGGAACTTTGAAAAATTTCTGATTGGAAAGGATGGAAAAGTTCTCGCGCGTTTCCGAAGCAGAGTAAAGCCGATGAGTGAAGAAATGAAAAAATCAGTTGAAGCAGCTTTAGCGGCAAAGTAA